The Deltaproteobacteria bacterium genome contains the following window.
AATTGTTTAAAGTGATATTTACTGGTTTACATGCTAAACACATTTAAAAATATGGCCAAAATATGCGCTAATTTTTCCTATGAGCTTAATAGGTCAACGTTTTGAAAATATATGCGGCAAACGTATGGAGGCTATTGGTGGTATTACTCTAATAGCCATCGGGATAAA
Protein-coding sequences here:
- a CDS encoding manganese efflux pump, yielding MSLIGQRFENICGKRMEAIGGITLIAIGIKILVEHLAI